A part of Candidatus Eremiobacteraceae bacterium genomic DNA contains:
- a CDS encoding KamA family radical SAM protein — protein MTAAKIETPLAADPIVALKPPAGLDAFEHKNLPQGEFWRHIPAYKDVDEKTFLDHIWQGRHSVKTPEELIGTIQELASASFIEDARAGFHRAPMQVRVSPYMIALIDWTDPVNDPIRTQFIPLASRLLPDHPQLSLDSLHEQEDAPVPGLTHRYVDKALFLPLNVCPVYCRFCTRSYAIGGDTETVEKATLATDPKKWERAFQYIESRPELEDIVISGGDTYQLSAKSLKAIGERLLSIENVRRMRFATKGPAVMPSKILTDTAWTDALTSIVDQGRKLGKDVMLHTHFNSPNEITWITEKAMRLLFERGIMVRNQSVLIRGVNDDKHTMQLLVKRLGYLNVHPYYVYMHDMVKGVEDLRTTIQTAVDIEKFVRGSTAGFNTPLFLCDAPGGGGKRDLHSYEYYDRENGIAVYTAPSVKPGKSFLYFDPIDKLSADAQARWRNPSEQKTILDAALAAASK, from the coding sequence ATGACCGCCGCGAAAATCGAGACCCCGCTCGCCGCCGACCCCATCGTCGCGCTCAAACCGCCCGCCGGTCTTGACGCGTTCGAGCATAAGAATCTGCCGCAGGGCGAATTCTGGCGCCACATTCCCGCTTACAAAGATGTGGACGAGAAGACGTTCCTCGACCATATCTGGCAAGGCCGGCATTCGGTCAAGACGCCGGAAGAGCTGATCGGCACGATTCAAGAGCTAGCATCGGCGAGTTTCATCGAAGACGCGCGCGCCGGCTTTCATCGCGCGCCCATGCAGGTGCGCGTGTCGCCATATATGATCGCGCTCATCGACTGGACCGACCCCGTCAACGATCCGATCCGCACGCAATTCATTCCCCTCGCGTCGCGTCTGCTGCCGGACCATCCACAACTGTCGCTCGACTCGCTGCACGAACAAGAAGACGCGCCGGTTCCAGGCCTTACGCACCGGTACGTCGATAAGGCCCTCTTTTTGCCGCTCAACGTGTGTCCGGTCTATTGCCGTTTTTGCACTCGCTCGTACGCCATCGGCGGCGACACGGAGACGGTGGAAAAGGCCACCCTCGCCACCGATCCCAAGAAATGGGAGCGCGCGTTCCAATACATCGAGTCGCGCCCCGAGTTGGAAGACATCGTCATCTCGGGCGGCGACACGTACCAGCTTTCAGCCAAGAGCCTGAAAGCCATCGGCGAACGGCTGCTCTCCATCGAGAACGTGCGCCGCATGCGTTTCGCCACAAAAGGGCCGGCCGTCATGCCAAGCAAGATACTCACCGACACGGCATGGACAGACGCGCTCACTTCCATCGTGGATCAGGGACGGAAGCTTGGCAAGGACGTGATGCTGCACACGCATTTCAACTCGCCGAACGAGATCACGTGGATCACGGAAAAGGCCATGCGGCTGCTGTTCGAACGAGGCATCATGGTGCGCAATCAGAGCGTGTTGATCCGCGGCGTCAACGATGACAAGCACACCATGCAGTTGCTCGTCAAACGCCTCGGCTACCTCAACGTCCATCCGTACTACGTCTACATGCACGACATGGTGAAAGGCGTGGAAGACCTGCGCACCACCATTCAGACCGCGGTGGACATCGAGAAATTCGTGCGCGGGTCCACTGCCGGCTTCAACACGCCGCTCTTCCTTTGCGACGCGCCCGGCGGCGGCGGCAAACGGGACCTGCATAGCTACGAATACTACGATCGTGAAAACGGCATCGCGGTGTACACCGCTCCGAGCGTGAAGCCGGGCAAATCGTTCCTCTACTTCGATCCGATAGATAAGCTTTCCGCGGACGCACAGGCTCGCTGGCGGAATCCGAGCGAGCAAAAGACCATTCTCGACGCAGCGCTGGCGGCCGCTTCGAAGTAG
- a CDS encoding alkaline phosphatase family protein: MQVPAMLVAALLLAAAGGGARAAEPVHAHASTVIVIVMENRDSVGVIGDTDAPFINDTLVPQAALMTDSHAVAHPSEPNYLALFSGSPQGVADDSCPHSFGATNLGAEVIAAGKTFAGYSESMPSDGFTGCRTSLYARKHNPWVNFTNVPASSNLIWHGLPNTLPAVSFIVPNMCDDMHDCSTKTGDDWLKANLPAILKYDAAHDGLAILTWDEAEPDTSGKNAIPTLLLGPTIFPGKYDQKIDHYAVLHTIEDIAGVACTASACGAPVLTGMWR, translated from the coding sequence ATGCAAGTCCCAGCAATGCTCGTCGCGGCGCTCTTGCTTGCGGCCGCCGGCGGCGGAGCGCGCGCGGCCGAACCTGTTCACGCGCACGCTTCGACCGTTATCGTCATCGTTATGGAGAATCGTGATTCGGTCGGCGTGATCGGCGACACGGATGCGCCGTTCATCAACGACACTCTTGTTCCTCAAGCGGCGCTCATGACCGACAGCCATGCCGTGGCTCACCCAAGTGAACCGAACTATCTTGCGCTATTCTCGGGCTCGCCGCAGGGAGTCGCCGACGATTCCTGTCCGCACTCGTTTGGCGCGACGAATCTTGGCGCAGAGGTCATCGCCGCCGGCAAGACATTCGCAGGCTATTCGGAGTCCATGCCGAGCGACGGGTTCACCGGCTGCAGAACATCGCTCTATGCGCGAAAGCACAACCCGTGGGTCAATTTCACCAACGTCCCGGCGTCGTCAAATCTTATCTGGCATGGCTTGCCGAACACCTTGCCGGCCGTTTCGTTCATCGTTCCGAACATGTGCGACGACATGCACGACTGCAGCACGAAGACGGGCGACGATTGGCTCAAAGCGAATCTGCCGGCGATCCTGAAATACGATGCGGCGCACGACGGTCTCGCGATTTTGACATGGGATGAAGCGGAGCCCGACACGAGCGGAAAAAATGCCATCCCAACACTCCTCTTAGGGCCGACGATCTTTCCCGGGAAATACGACCAAAAAATCGACCACTACGCCGTTCTTCACACGATCGAGGATATCGCCGGGGTCGCGTGCACCGCCAGCGCATGTGGAGCCCCGGTCCTGACCGGTATGTGGCGTTAG
- a CDS encoding cytochrome P450 — MLRYIHLLNFRGEADEMLTQATPIDAIAAVSHPHPYPYYASLVAEKPFFFDETLDTWIASSAEAVTAVLTSDLCGVRPAGETVPQKLVGSEAGDVFRHFVRVNDGHDHRRVKQAVAAAIGSIKAPLVMGKTFKYARSLLQANGLPATFTHQLSSYVIADLLGVSAGQLRWMSGLIHDFVRCVATESSATVVERGKVAAEQLSSFFRSLLDELDVQSSSSLLAAVRRELLQAGCDDADVAVANAIGFLFQAYEASAGLIGNCLLALSAERDVRDAASGDRGLSPSFVAEVIRYDSPVQNTRRYAHRSGSILGAPIRSGEAILVLLAAANRDPKANARADSFEVDRRDRRTFTFGLGPHACPGEILASTIALEGAACVIRSGVDVASLAKSVRYRRSPNVRSPEFAR; from the coding sequence ATGTTAAGATACATCCACCTTCTAAACTTTCGCGGGGAAGCCGATGAGATGTTGACGCAGGCGACTCCAATCGACGCGATTGCGGCGGTGTCGCATCCGCATCCCTATCCGTATTACGCGTCTTTAGTCGCGGAGAAGCCGTTCTTTTTCGACGAGACGCTCGATACGTGGATCGCTTCCAGCGCAGAAGCCGTGACCGCGGTATTGACGAGCGATCTTTGCGGCGTACGCCCTGCGGGTGAAACGGTGCCGCAAAAGCTGGTCGGCTCGGAAGCGGGCGACGTATTCCGGCATTTCGTACGCGTGAACGACGGGCACGATCATCGTAGAGTCAAACAAGCGGTGGCCGCAGCGATTGGATCGATCAAGGCTCCGCTCGTGATGGGAAAGACGTTCAAGTATGCCAGATCGCTCCTCCAAGCAAACGGTCTGCCGGCGACCTTTACCCATCAGCTCTCGTCGTACGTCATCGCCGACCTGCTCGGCGTCTCCGCGGGCCAACTTCGTTGGATGAGCGGATTGATACACGATTTTGTGAGGTGCGTCGCGACAGAGAGTTCGGCGACCGTCGTCGAGCGAGGCAAGGTCGCCGCGGAGCAACTCTCTAGCTTTTTCCGCTCGCTTCTCGACGAACTCGACGTGCAATCTTCGAGCAGTCTGCTAGCCGCCGTCAGGAGAGAGCTGCTTCAAGCCGGCTGCGACGACGCCGATGTAGCGGTCGCGAACGCGATCGGTTTTCTCTTCCAAGCCTACGAGGCGAGCGCCGGCCTCATCGGAAATTGCCTGCTCGCGCTGTCCGCTGAACGCGACGTTCGCGACGCGGCGTCAGGCGATCGCGGGTTGTCACCGTCGTTTGTCGCCGAAGTCATCCGTTATGATTCGCCCGTACAAAACACCCGCCGGTATGCCCATCGGTCCGGGTCGATCTTAGGGGCCCCGATCCGGTCGGGCGAAGCGATTCTCGTGTTGCTCGCGGCGGCCAATCGCGACCCGAAGGCCAATGCTCGCGCCGACAGTTTTGAGGTGGATCGAAGAGATCGCCGAACCTTCACGTTTGGATTGGGACCTCACGCCTGCCCGGGCGAAATCCTGGCATCGACGATCGCCCTGGAAGGCGCCGCCTGCGTTATCCGATCCGGCGTCGACGTCGCGTCGCTTGCCAAGTCGGTGCGCTACCGGCGATCGCCAAACGTGCGCAGCCCCGAATTTGCGCGATGA
- a CDS encoding helix-turn-helix transcriptional regulator — translation MTVGPDIANAATLLGEPARAAMIAALLGGETFPASVLAARAGVSAQTASVHLSKLAAGGLVASTRNGRHRLYRLGSHKIAEAVEALAAISAPHPVRSMHQSDEAKALDLARMCYDHLAGFIGVSVTEELVRCGVIARLESGYDVTRRGHSWLAKFGIDVASLSTTRRKVATTCLDWSERRPHVGGALGAALADRMLVAGWFNRRRTNRSLIVTEHGWASLKLRFKIDPGSETYNARFAGGRPVALRS, via the coding sequence ATGACTGTAGGACCGGATATCGCGAATGCTGCCACGCTGCTGGGCGAACCGGCGCGTGCTGCGATGATCGCCGCGCTCCTGGGCGGCGAGACTTTTCCAGCCAGCGTTCTGGCCGCGCGAGCTGGCGTTTCAGCACAGACGGCCAGCGTTCACCTTTCGAAGCTCGCCGCTGGTGGGCTCGTTGCTTCTACCAGGAACGGAAGGCACCGGCTGTATCGTCTTGGCAGTCACAAGATCGCCGAAGCGGTGGAGGCGCTTGCCGCGATAAGCGCGCCGCACCCGGTGCGGTCGATGCATCAGTCGGACGAAGCCAAGGCGCTTGATCTCGCCCGCATGTGTTACGATCATCTTGCCGGCTTCATCGGCGTGAGCGTCACCGAGGAGCTCGTCCGCTGCGGCGTGATAGCGCGACTCGAGAGCGGGTATGACGTAACGCGACGCGGGCACTCGTGGCTCGCGAAATTCGGTATCGACGTCGCTTCGCTCTCGACCACGCGCCGGAAAGTCGCCACCACATGTTTGGATTGGAGCGAGCGCCGCCCGCATGTCGGTGGCGCGCTCGGCGCTGCGCTGGCCGACCGGATGCTCGTGGCCGGATGGTTCAACCGGCGCCGTACAAACCGGAGTCTCATCGTGACCGAACACGGGTGGGCGAGCCTAAAACTGCGCTTCAAGATCGATCCCGGCTCTGAGACCTACAATGCACGATTCGCAGGCGGCCGGCCGGTCGCGCTCCGGAGCTAG
- a CDS encoding SDR family NAD(P)-dependent oxidoreductase encodes MDLAGHTVLVTGGTSGIGQALADRFFHGGSRVIVCGRRENRLNEFIAEHPGAHTRACDVAVASERVALAEWAIREHPKLDVVVNNAGIQRHIDFTQIEPWDSTHQEIITNFEAQVHLCMLLIPHLRTQRKPAIINITSGLAFVPLASAPVYSATKAAFHSFTLSLRHQLAKTPIEVIEIAPPAVNTDLGGPGLHTHGVPLDEFVDAAVAQLKEGKTEISYGFSEQVSGASRSEREQIFARMNQA; translated from the coding sequence ATGGATCTCGCAGGGCACACGGTGCTCGTCACCGGAGGGACGTCCGGTATCGGACAAGCATTGGCGGATCGATTTTTCCACGGCGGAAGCCGTGTCATCGTCTGCGGACGCCGCGAGAACAGGCTCAACGAATTCATAGCCGAGCACCCCGGGGCGCACACGCGAGCGTGCGACGTGGCAGTCGCATCTGAGCGCGTGGCGCTTGCCGAATGGGCGATACGCGAACATCCAAAGCTCGACGTGGTGGTGAACAACGCCGGCATTCAGCGTCACATCGACTTCACACAGATAGAGCCGTGGGACTCGACGCATCAGGAGATCATCACCAACTTCGAGGCGCAAGTGCACCTTTGCATGCTGTTGATCCCACATCTTCGCACGCAGCGCAAGCCCGCGATCATCAACATCACGTCGGGTTTGGCGTTCGTACCGCTGGCTTCGGCGCCGGTATATAGCGCGACGAAGGCGGCATTTCACTCATTCACGTTGAGTCTACGCCATCAGTTAGCAAAAACGCCGATCGAAGTGATCGAGATAGCACCGCCCGCCGTCAACACCGATCTCGGAGGACCCGGCCTCCACACGCATGGGGTTCCGCTCGACGAATTCGTGGATGCCGCGGTGGCGCAACTCAAAGAGGGAAAAACCGAGATCAGCTATGGATTCTCCGAGCAGGTGTCCGGTGCGTCACGTTCGGAACGCGAACAGATCTTTGCGCGCATGAATCAAGCCTGA
- a CDS encoding TMEM175 family protein — protein MRATYNLIAGQSLERLAALSDGVFAIAMTLLVLDLRVPLSSGISTEHDLWRALAPLAPQLVAYLMTFVTLGIFWVGQQTQVSRFIRCDRDLAWIHIGFLLAVSMTPFSTGLLAEFITFRIALIVYWANILLLGVALFGSWRYATRTGLVKEDTTQEIGRAVERRIVVAQALYALGALLCIVNTYWSIAVIVLVQLNYVFAPRFRLLYRL, from the coding sequence ATGCGAGCGACATACAACTTGATCGCCGGTCAAAGCCTCGAGCGGCTCGCCGCTCTCAGCGACGGCGTTTTCGCGATTGCGATGACCCTGCTGGTACTCGATCTTCGCGTGCCGCTAAGCTCCGGGATTTCCACGGAGCACGATCTTTGGCGCGCTCTGGCGCCGCTCGCCCCGCAGCTCGTCGCGTATCTCATGACGTTCGTCACGCTTGGGATCTTTTGGGTCGGACAACAAACCCAGGTCAGCCGGTTCATCCGTTGCGACCGCGATCTCGCGTGGATTCACATCGGGTTTCTGCTCGCAGTGTCGATGACGCCGTTTTCGACCGGACTCTTGGCCGAATTCATCACCTTTCGAATCGCGCTCATCGTCTACTGGGCGAACATCCTGCTCCTGGGTGTCGCGCTGTTCGGGAGTTGGCGATATGCGACGCGGACCGGGCTCGTCAAGGAAGATACAACACAAGAGATCGGCCGGGCAGTGGAGCGGCGCATCGTCGTGGCCCAGGCGCTATATGCCCTTGGCGCGCTGCTGTGCATCGTCAACACGTATTGGAGCATCGCCGTGATCGTGCTCGTTCAACTGAACTACGTCTTCGCACCGCGGTTCCGGCTGCTCTACCGGCTCTAA
- a CDS encoding Lrp/AsnC family transcriptional regulator: MFMAGGVMIEGPDLDELDLQLLDALQRNARSTFAELGALVGLKAPSVHDRVKRLEARGFVRRYAAQLDGPRLGLALTAFVSCFTSAETKYDDFTANVSAMNEVSEIHSVAGEETYVLKVLTRSTTHLDEFLARLKQIPGMVRTRTTIVLSTPFERGGLELTQAAEGQSRRLRSVR, translated from the coding sequence ATGTTCATGGCAGGTGGCGTGATGATTGAAGGCCCCGACTTAGACGAACTCGATCTCCAATTGCTCGACGCGTTGCAGCGCAACGCTCGCTCGACCTTCGCAGAACTCGGCGCGCTTGTCGGGCTCAAAGCACCGTCCGTCCACGATCGCGTCAAACGTCTGGAGGCACGCGGGTTTGTGCGCCGGTATGCGGCGCAACTCGACGGTCCGCGACTCGGGCTTGCTCTGACCGCGTTCGTGAGCTGTTTCACGTCGGCTGAGACCAAGTACGACGACTTCACTGCCAACGTGTCGGCCATGAACGAGGTGAGCGAAATTCACAGCGTCGCCGGCGAAGAGACATACGTCCTTAAAGTGCTGACCAGATCCACCACGCACCTCGACGAATTTCTCGCGCGGCTCAAGCAAATCCCTGGCATGGTCCGCACGCGCACCACCATCGTGCTCTCCACGCCGTTCGAGCGCGGTGGACTCGAGCTCACTCAGGCCGCTGAAGGACAATCGCGCCGCTTGCGCAGCGTACGCTGA